The genomic segment ACACGTGCATGCCGCATTCGAACGCCAGATATTCCGCACAGGTCAGCGCCAGGCGCGGGGCGTGCAGGCGCTCCACCGCCGGGTGCGCCGCCTGATTGAGGTACAGCACCGTGCGCGGTAATGCACCACTCGCTCGCACCCGTTCCAGGAACTCCTGCGTCTCGCGCGCCGTGATGCCGATGGCGGCGAACACCACCGCGAACGGTTCGTCGTGCGGCGCCCGGGCCCACTCCACAATGCGCGCCGCGATTTCCAGACCGGGGAGACCGGGACCGGAAAACACCGGCAGCTTCTGCCCGCGCACCAACGTGTTCATCGCGTCGATCGCGCTGATGCCGGTTTCGATGAAGTCGCGCGGACGCGCGCGCCGCACGGGATTGATGGGTGCGCCGTCGATCGGCCGCAAGGCGTCGCCGATGGGGGCAGGCAAGCCATCCACTGGTGCGCCGTGGCCGTCCAGTGCCCGACCCAGCAGCTCGCGCCCCACCACCGCCGTGGCGCTTTCACCGGTGAGCACCACTTCCACACGATCGGGCGCGAGACCCACCGTGGCATCCAGCAGCTGAATCACGGTGGTGCGTTCACCCGCGTCGATCACTTGCCCGCGCCGATCGAGTTGGCCGGGCTGCCGCACGATCACCGATTCGCCAAGCGCGACACGACGTGTCTGTTCCAGAAACAGCAGCGGCCCGCCAGCGCCGGCTGCGCCGCGATGCGTGACTTCGGTGCGCATGGTCATACGGTTGCTCCATCGCGCAGCGCAATCAGCGCGCGTCGCGCCGGCACGAGGTCGAACTGCGCAAAGGGCTTGCCGCCCGCCAGATGCGCTTCACCGGCGCGCAACGTCTCCAGTGCGGCCTGCGCCATCTGCCACGTCTTCTGCGGCGAGGAGATCGCATCCGCCGTGTTGAACACATTCTGTCGCAACAGCACCTCGCGCACCATCGCCGCCGTATCCATCACCAGATGATCGTGATCCTCCAGCGCATCCGGACCCACCAGCCCCGCGATATCCCGTAGTTCGCGCTCCTGTTGGAGCAACGCCAGCAGTTCGCCGCGCATCCGCGCCCAACCCGCGCCCCCGTGTTCGTCAAACCACGCCGACACCGAGTTCGCGTACAACGAGAAGCTCGTGTCCCAATCCACCGCCGGATAATGACGCTGATGCGCCAACGCGGGATCGAGCGCCCACAACGCGCCGGTCACCCGTAAGGCCGCCTGCGTCACGGGCTCGGAGAAGTCGCCGCTGGGCGGCGAAATGGCCGCAAGAATCGTGACGGCTCCTTCGCGCGCTGGCGTGCCCAGCACACGGGCACAGCCGGCGCGTTCAAAGAACTGTCCCAGTCGACTGGCGAGATAGGTGGGATAGCCCTCCTCACCCGGCATCTCCTGCTGACGCGCGCCCATCTCGCGCAACGCCTCCGCCCAGCGTGACGTCGAGTCGATCATCAGCGCCACGCGCTGCCCCTGATCGCGGAAATACTCGGCAATGGTCACGCCGAGGTAGATCGACGCCTCGCGCGCGGCGACCGGCATGTTTGACGTATTCACCACCAACACCGCCCGGTCCATCACATGTTGCCCGGTGCGCGGATCGATCAGCTCGGGAAACTCGGTGAGCACGTCGGTCATCTCGTTGCCGCGCTCTCCGCATCCGACATACACCACCACATCGGCTTCGGCGTATTTGGCCAGCGACTGCTCGATGATGGTCTTGCCAGTGCCGAATCCCCCAGGCACGGCGGCACTGCCGCCCTCGGCAACCGGAAAGAACAGGTCGAACACGCGTTGTCCAGTGACAAATGGCCGAGACGACGGCAGTCGCTCGATGACCGGACGCGGCGTCCGCACCGGCCACGCGTGCGAGAGGCGCAACGCGGTGCCGTCGGTCAACGTCCCAAGGGGATCGATCACGCGGTAGTCGCCGGAGTCGAGCGCCGCGATGGTACCGGACACGCCCGGTGGCACCAGAATGTGATGCGTCATCGTGCCCTCGGCGACCGTGCCCAGCACGTCACCAGCACGCACAACGTCGCCGACATGCCGTGCGGCATCGAAATGCCAGCGCCGATCGCGATCAAGCATGTCGGCCCGCGCGCCCGGGGCGATGAAATCACCGGTGGCATCGGCCACCCGGGCCAACGGACGCCCGACGCCATCCAGCACAGCTCCCAGCAATCCGGGCCCGAGTTGCGCCGTGAGCGACACGTTGGCGGCTTCCACCGGTTCACCGATGGCCAGACCCGTCGTGTCCTCGTACACCTGCAGCGTGGTCACATCGCCGCGTTGCCGAACCACTTCGCCCAGCAGCCGCCGTTCGCCCACGAACGCGATTTCAAACAGCGCCGCCTGCATGGGCGATGCCTCCACCAGCGAGCCGGCGGCGCGCACAATACGCGCGGGCGCGACAGGCGTTGAAGCCGCGTGCGTCGTCATTGCAGTCGCACCCGATAACCGATTGCCCGTCGCAGCAGGTCGAGGATGTAGTCTTCTGCACCCCGCTCCGCTGGCACAAAGGCCGCACCCGGTATGGGCACGATGATCGGCAGGGCGCGCTTCTCCAGCGCACGTTTGATCACGTCGGGCGCCGCGTCAAACACGGTGTGCTCGATGAGAAGAATTCCGGTATCTGCACGATTGGCGGCCAGTTCGAGCCGCTCCCCCACGGTCGTCGCCTCATCACCGGGACTTATCTCGTCGACCAGCAACCCGGCCAGTCGAAGGCCCGGGGCGAGTGCCGGCGACGTGGCGGCGCGCACAAGGAGTTTCATGCGGCCACTCCAGCCGAACGACGAATCATCGCCGATGGGACGCCTAGCGACACGCTCCACACGATGCGCAGCAGCGTGCGCAGTTCCGCGCGCTGTTGCAGCACGAACGCGATCACCGGCGCCACACTGGTGGGTTCACGTCGGGCCAGTGCGCGGAACTCGACAACCAGTGCCTCGAGCGCGCAGTCTTCGGCGTCGCGTCCATCATCCACAGCAAGTGCCGACGCCAGTGGCGTGCCCGCCACACGCGGGAGTAAACGCGTCACCAGCGGCTCCCGTCGCGCCGCACTCACGGCAAGCGCCAGATCAGACGCACGCACAAGCGTTCCGCCTTCCACGAACAACGACGCCACATCGACATCCGTGCTGTGATCGGCCAGCACCAGCGCGGTCCACAGGTTTGCCAGGTCGATCACGCGCTCCGCATAGTGCCGCAGCATGCTGTTGTGACGCGAGGCCTTGCGTGCGCGATCGGCAAACACCCGCGCCAACGCCACATCGTACCGCAGCAATTCGGGGCGTGCCCGCGCCGCCTCCACCGCCATGGCCGACCCGTATGGGTTCTGCCACGCCACCAAGAGCGACGCGACATTGGCCACGTCACCGCTCGATGCCAGCGCATGCAGGGCACGGGTCGGCAACCCCGGTGTGGCGATCAGCCCGGTGGCGCGGTCTTCCGGGGCGACACCCGAGACGATCGCCCGCACCAGTGCGCGCAGCGACCGCATGTCCTCTTCGTCGAACAGCACCGCCAGCGTGTCGTACCGTGTCCCGCTCCAGCGCGCCAGAATCTGCAATCGCTGCGCCTCGCGATCGCGCAGCGCGCGTTCGAGGCCGTGTACATCCTGCCGACCATCGGATTCGCGCACCATGGCGTCCGGCGCAATGGCACCGAGCGTCGCCAGTTGCGCGGGAAGCTGCGTAGCCGGACAACTGCACAGCGACACCAGCTGTTCGGCAGGCAACAGATGCCCGGACAACCCGCGCGCGCGCGCCACGAGGTCGCTGTAGTCCGTCATGCAAACGACTCCGCGAGCAGGCGTGCAATGCGTATCGCCAGACGCGGGCGCTCACTGCTGATCCGTCGCGCCATCGTGGCGTTCACTTCCACCCGACCGTCGCTCGACTGTGCGATGATCCCGAGCGTCATGGACGGATCGACCATCACCGTCGTCCGCACCGCGTCGATCTGCGCGGCGGCCTCGCGCGTTACCCGCTCGATGGACGGCGGGCAGCGCACGGTCACCGGACCGTCGGGGAGGCACGGTATGGCACGCGTGATATCGGCGTGCAGCAGACCGGCCAGATCGGGGTGGGTGCTCAGAGCGTTGGATGCCACCACGACCGCGTCCAGTACACGCGTCACCGCTTCCTCGCGCGCCTGCAGCGTGTCGCGCACGGCGGCCTGTTGCGCAACGGCTTTCGCGGCCGCCTGTGCGTGCTCGTGCGCCTGTGCCCGTATCGTCAGCGCGGCGTGTCGACGAATCTCAGCGTCACGCTCGGCCGCCTCGCGAAGTGCGACGGCCTGGGCGTCGGCGGTCATGGCACACGCCGCCACCGCCGCGTCCGCCTCTCGCTGCAATCGTGACAGCAGATCCTCCCCAACCGGATGGGTCATCCGCCGGTGCCGCGCAGGATGATCAGCACCGCCACCACGAATCCGAGAATCACCATCGTCTCGGGAATCGCCAGCATAATGATGATCGTGGTGGCCAACTGCGGCTTTTCCGCCAACGTCGCGGCTCCCGCCGCTCCGATTTTGGATTGGGCCCACGCGGTGGCCAGGGCCGCGATACTCAACACCGCTGCTGCGCTGATAACACTCCACATCACGTTCATAACATCTCCGTGGGGTCATTGCCCCGGTGAAGGTGTCCAGCGACCGAACGGTTCGTACGGATGGCCACCGGGGCTGTAGAACTTCCCGAAAAACTCCACATAGTGCAGACGCAACGCATGAATGGCCGGTGTGAACAACCCGATCGCGAAGTTCACCAGATGAAACAGCAGCGCGAACACCAGCCCGACCGCCGTACTGCCCAACGTGCCGATCATCTGGTTGGCCACCACCGCCAGCATCACCGAGGCCGTTCCCACCGCCATGATGCGCGCGTAGGACAGCACGTTGCCGAGGGTGGCCAGAAACTCCACCGGCGCAATCAGCCCCTCCGTCGCGATCAGCATGGGGAACGCCACCAACAGGGCTATCACCGCCGGCGTGAACAACGCCACGGGCAATACTTCGAAGGCCGCCAGCAAGGCGCCGACCACCAGCAGCACCATCAGTGCCGATACGCCCTTGCCCACGGCATGTCGCGGTTCATGACGCACTTTGCTGACGGCACCGAGGATGAGGCCGAGCACCACATGCACCACGCCCAGCCCGATAGCGACCGCCAGCGCCGCCAGCACGGCCTCCGCGCGATCGAACAGCACGGGCTGCACGCCAAACAACCGGTGCGCCGCATCGCCGAAGTACTCGCCGAACAGAACGCCGAAGATGATCGCAAACGCCGCGCACGGGCCGGCCACTTCCGCCAGCGTGCGTTGCACCGATCCGGGTTTTGAGCGCCGGTGCAGCACAAACGCCAGCATGGCCAGTAGCACGCCGTACCCCACGTCGCCCAGCATCATGCCGAAGATCATCGGGAAGAGCACCGCCACGTACGGCGTGGGATCGATTGATCCATACGCGGGCAGTGGCATGAGGGCGATCAGCGCCTCGAACGGTCGAAAGAAGCGCGGATTCGACAGCATGACCGGCGCGTCGTCAGCCGACCACGCCTCGCGCCCGATCGTCTCCACCGTCACGGCGGGGCCGCCGGCCCGTGCCAGGTACCGCACCAGCGCGGCGGTGCGGTGCTCGGGTATCCAGCCTTCGATGGCAAACGCGTGTGGTGTGACCGCGCACTTTTCGTGCGCCTCGGTCTCGCGAAGCCAGTCATGGATGGACTGTCGCGCCTGACGCAACATGGGGCGACTCGCGTTGACACGCTGCTCGCGTTCGCGACCGGCGTCTGCAATCAACTGCGAGATCTCGCTGCCACGCGCGATCATGCGCGGAATGGCCTGTTCCAGCGGCAAGCCGCGATACGCATCGGGGAGCGATACTTCCGGCACGCGCGCCTCCGCCAGACGCGCGTCAAGCCGCTCACTGAAGTCGCGCGGCAACGCCAGCAGCACCGCCAGGTCACCGTCGGCCAGCGGACGCATGTCGAGCGCAAACTCCTCGCCAATCTCGGCGCGCAGCAGGTCGGCCAGTGTGTCGATGGTTCCGCGCAAGGCCGCCGGAACCACCACAATGCGCGAGGTGAGCCGGGGCGTCAGCGCGATGCGGCGCACCATCGGCTGTACGGCCGTAAGGAATCCGCGGTATCGCGAGACCAGCGCCTGCTCTTCGTCCAGCGCCCGCTCGCGATCCGTCAATCGCTGCACATCCCGTCGAACGCGATTCGCTTCGCGGGCCCAGGTCGCCAGCTGCGCCGTGGATGGTGGCTCGCGGGCACCGCGACTGGCCACTGCGTCATCGCCCTGCAGTACCGCCGACACATCACCGATCACACGCAGCAATTGCTGCCGACGCCGCTCACGTCGCGCGTCCAGCCGTGCGGGGTGGATGCCCGGCTGAACGGCCACCTGGGCCAGATGCAACACATCGGCGTTCTGCACGACCGCGAGCGTGGAGTCCAGTTCGTCGCGTGGTCCGAGCACACGGATGCGCGCCATGGGGATGATCATGGAACCGTTGACGCTGCGCGATTCGGCGCGGTGAGTCCGGTGACATCCGCCAACACCACCGCAGCCAGGCGCGCGGTGTCATCGGCGGATACGCTGCGATAGCGGACCACCTGATCGGCGGCCGATTGTGCAACCTCGCGCGCGATCGCAGTCAGCGCCTGCGCGTGGGCGGCGTCCAACGCCGCGAGTTCAAGCGCCAACGCGGCCTCCGCCTGTTGCGCGCAGTCCGCAACGGCGACCGCCGCGTCAGCCAGCACGCTCGCGGCGTCGGCGCGGGCACGCTCCAACCGTGCAGCGACCGCACTCTCGACGTGCAGCAACGCCTCAAGCGCCGACTCTGACCGTTGTTCCTCGTGCTGATGTGCGCGTTTGGGCATGATGTCGCTTGGGCCACACTCAACGGGATCCGCGAGTACCTGCAATGAACCATGCGCGTGGTCGGCATCGAATGCGCTCAGGGGCTTCGCGACCTCTCGTAGGGGAATGCCGCACCGGCCGAGAGTCAGGTCTTGCCCTACACAAGTCGCCCGATGCCCTGCTGGATCGGGCGTCGACCGCACCGGATCTTCGGTAGCATGGAGAATTCGCGTACCGCGCCGCTTGGCGCGTCGGTAGGCACCGTGGGACGAGCCGCACTGTATTTGCAGGCGATGCGCGTCAAATCGCTCTGGATTTCATCGATCTGCGTGCTCGCGGGTGGCGCCGTCGCGCTGTGGCAAGGGCATGTCAATCTCGCCGGCTTGTGCTTCGCGTGGCTGGGCGCGGTCTCCGTGCAAGCGGGGACCAACCTGACCAATGTGTTCTACAACTACAAATCGACAAGCCCGCGCTCCGGCGGCACCCCGTTCGATCCACAGGGATCCGCAGCTCCGGTACGACTTGGGCACCTCGCGCCAGCGTCGGTGCACTCGGCGGCGCTGGCCTGTTTTGCGGTTGGTCTGGTGGCAGGTATCGCGCTCACGGCGATGTTCGGATGGCGCATTCTGGCCATGGGCGTGCCCGGCTTGCTCGCCGGGTACTTCTATGGCGCGCCGCCAGTGCGACTGGCTTATCTGGGTCTTGGCGTGATCACGGTGTTTCTGTTCATGGGGCCTGTCATGGTGATCGGCACGTATTGGGTACAAAGCGGGTCCGTGTCGACGAACGCCGTGCTGGCATCGCTGCCCATCGGATTGCTGGCCGCCAGCATCATGCATGTCAACGATATTCGCGATTTCGCCAGCGACGTGGCGCATGGCAAGCGCACGCTGAGCATCGCCCTCGGTCGACAGCGCGCGGGGTGGTTGCTGGTGGCCATGGATGCCACTGCGTATCTCGCGGTGGTGGTTGGCGTCGCGCGCTCGTTGCTGCCATGGCCGGTGCTGCTCACGCTTATCACCGTGCCCAGGGCCATTGCGCAAACGCGCACGGTGATTCGCGAGCGCGATCCGGTGGTGCTG from the Gemmatimonadaceae bacterium genome contains:
- a CDS encoding V-type ATP synthase subunit B; its protein translation is MRTEVTHRGAAGAGGPLLFLEQTRRVALGESVIVRQPGQLDRRGQVIDAGERTTVIQLLDATVGLAPDRVEVVLTGESATAVVGRELLGRALDGHGAPVDGLPAPIGDALRPIDGAPINPVRRARPRDFIETGISAIDAMNTLVRGQKLPVFSGPGLPGLEIAARIVEWARAPHDEPFAVVFAAIGITARETQEFLERVRASGALPRTVLYLNQAAHPAVERLHAPRLALTCAEYLAFECGMHVLVVMADMTHYCEALREIATAREEIPGRRGYPGYMYTDLASLYERAGIIQGKPGSITQIPILTMPDDDITHPIPDLTGYITEGQIVLSRELHRRGVVPPIDVLPSLSRLMSGGIGSDRTRAEHREWSDQLYASYARGREAREMAAIVGESGLPPSDRRALVFAEAFEREFIGQDARRSLDETFTVGWRLLDALPRDDLLRLSDATWKAHHASRPATVTPITESTA
- a CDS encoding V-type ATP synthase subunit A, with the translated sequence MTTHAASTPVAPARIVRAAGSLVEASPMQAALFEIAFVGERRLLGEVVRQRGDVTTLQVYEDTTGLAIGEPVEAANVSLTAQLGPGLLGAVLDGVGRPLARVADATGDFIAPGARADMLDRDRRWHFDAARHVGDVVRAGDVLGTVAEGTMTHHILVPPGVSGTIAALDSGDYRVIDPLGTLTDGTALRLSHAWPVRTPRPVIERLPSSRPFVTGQRVFDLFFPVAEGGSAAVPGGFGTGKTIIEQSLAKYAEADVVVYVGCGERGNEMTDVLTEFPELIDPRTGQHVMDRAVLVVNTSNMPVAAREASIYLGVTIAEYFRDQGQRVALMIDSTSRWAEALREMGARQQEMPGEEGYPTYLASRLGQFFERAGCARVLGTPAREGAVTILAAISPPSGDFSEPVTQAALRVTGALWALDPALAHQRHYPAVDWDTSFSLYANSVSAWFDEHGGAGWARMRGELLALLQQERELRDIAGLVGPDALEDHDHLVMDTAAMVREVLLRQNVFNTADAISSPQKTWQMAQAALETLRAGEAHLAGGKPFAQFDLVPARRALIALRDGATV
- a CDS encoding V-type ATP synthase subunit F; the protein is MKLLVRAATSPALAPGLRLAGLLVDEISPGDEATTVGERLELAANRADTGILLIEHTVFDAAPDVIKRALEKRALPIIVPIPGAAFVPAERGAEDYILDLLRRAIGYRVRLQ
- a CDS encoding V-type ATPase subunit; protein product: MTDYSDLVARARGLSGHLLPAEQLVSLCSCPATQLPAQLATLGAIAPDAMVRESDGRQDVHGLERALRDREAQRLQILARWSGTRYDTLAVLFDEEDMRSLRALVRAIVSGVAPEDRATGLIATPGLPTRALHALASSGDVANVASLLVAWQNPYGSAMAVEAARARPELLRYDVALARVFADRARKASRHNSMLRHYAERVIDLANLWTALVLADHSTDVDVASLFVEGGTLVRASDLALAVSAARREPLVTRLLPRVAGTPLASALAVDDGRDAEDCALEALVVEFRALARREPTSVAPVIAFVLQQRAELRTLLRIVWSVSLGVPSAMIRRSAGVAA
- a CDS encoding ATPase, translating into MNVMWSVISAAAVLSIAALATAWAQSKIGAAGAATLAEKPQLATTIIIMLAIPETMVILGFVVAVLIILRGTGG
- a CDS encoding prenyltransferase, which translates into the protein MENSRTAPLGASVGTVGRAALYLQAMRVKSLWISSICVLAGGAVALWQGHVNLAGLCFAWLGAVSVQAGTNLTNVFYNYKSTSPRSGGTPFDPQGSAAPVRLGHLAPASVHSAALACFAVGLVAGIALTAMFGWRILAMGVPGLLAGYFYGAPPVRLAYLGLGVITVFLFMGPVMVIGTYWVQSGSVSTNAVLASLPIGLLAASIMHVNDIRDFASDVAHGKRTLSIALGRQRAGWLLVAMDATAYLAVVVGVARSLLPWPVLLTLITVPRAIAQTRTVIRERDPVVLNGAWFLSVQIHTQFGLLFIGGLALAHALRASR